The Pyrenophora tritici-repentis strain M4 chromosome 2, whole genome shotgun sequence genome window below encodes:
- a CDS encoding Mating-C multi-domain protein: MSLPFELARRAVSHPHTATFVKRAVIVQNDTGDKIQVPTWGVVVVYVTILVASVAVSLISYMLNQVVTTLCMVESPVAAITVSPSEYEPSDKDGEKEGLLETGPTITLVHQKPITSTIRGTLRHLVANAGRWARFRGFRIHALYSILASLVATFFGGALPQVPGMIVVSAGLTGAVLANVHAAWTHKVVGMPNTQSLWQRIPSKAHWKTLAVPAAIASVMPYVSLYLTAGVGMLLGLHNLENENITTCSQWMGLIVRFAAIAIFAVTCTIFLCLPAMVTLVRIEASILPEDQDTIIPFDRTFGGKVVSQMMGGTGVVGFLDAWRSFNWEARRRLIKLFAKTFFIMMAIVVVLAHVVLFEVFAIMGPAVGAFMASIKEDQAMMNGA; the protein is encoded by the exons ATGTCTTTGCCCTTCGAGCTCGCTCGCCGCGCCGTGTCGCACCCGCATACAGCGACGTTTGTCAAGCGCGCTGTAATTGTTCAGAATGACACAGGAGACAAGATCCAGGTGCCGACTTGGGGTGTCGTTGTGGTCTATGTGACCATATTGGTTGCCAGCGTAGCTGTGAGCCTT ATCTCATACATGCTCAACCAAGTCGTCACCACTCTGTGCATGGTCGAGTCCCCCGTCGCCGCCATCACCGTCTCCCCTTCCGAGTATGAACCATCCGACAAAGACGGCGAGAAGGAGGGTCTTCTTGAGACTGGCCCTACCATTACCCTCGTCCACCAGAAGCCCATCACCTCGACTATCCGCGGCACACTCCGCCACCTCGTGGCCAACGCTGGGCGCTGGGCACGCTTCCGTGGATTCCGCATCCATGCCTTGTACTCTATCCTCGCCAGCCTTGTCGCCACCTTCTTCGGCGGTGCTCTCCCCCAAGTGCCCGGCATGATTGTCGTCAGCGCCGGTCTCACTGGTGCCGTCCTCGCAAATGTACACGCAGCATGGACACACAAGGTTGTTGGCATGCCCAACACCCAGAGCTTGTGGCAGCGTATCCCCTCAAAGGCCCACTGGAAGACActcgctgttcccgctgCCATCGCATCCGTCATGCCATACGTTAGTCTGTACCTTACCGCTGGCGTTGGTATGCTCCTCGGCCTTCACAACTTGGAGAACGAGAACATCACCACGTGCTCGCAATGGATGGGTCTCATCGTCCGTTTCGCCGCCATCGCCATCTTCGCCGTCACCTGCACCATCTTCCTCTGCCTCCCCGCCATGGTGACCCTCGTCCGCATCGAAGCTTCCATCCTCCCAGAGGACCAGGACACCATCATTCCTTTTGACCGAACTTTCGGTGGCAAGGTCGTCAGCCAAATGATGGGCGGTACCGGCGTCGTTGGCTTCTTGGATGCCTGGAGGTCCTTCAACTGGGAGGCTCGTCGCCGTCTCATCAAGCTCTTCGCAAAGACCTTTTTCATCATGATGGCCATTGTCGTCGTTCTGGCGCACGTTGTTCTCTTCGAGGTGTTTGCTATCATGGGTCCTGCTGTCGGTGCCTTCATGGCGTCGATCAAGGAAGATCAGGCCATGATGAACGGCGCTTAG
- a CDS encoding Myosin-tail-1 multi-domain protein: protein MAATAVDVGYLAASYAVPETTLRSLLSEPTVELVQSLLTQIEAKARAYDDLQSEKIRADVELEAAVQGGEQRARSLKATAEKAQKEAEELKKKLIQEENARQEAQTALQKLQATATSSTSETQALESRIKTLESHNRDAIAMHEAKTAAHDRLAKELSEQHQKSVELRKQVSALEEKTQSLESAATNVKFREANLQQEIEQLRNNNDWYTTELKTRADDHSKYRKEKNAQIAQLQRENADAAETIDTLRRSETLLRQHIEELKSKAEEDRLRIEELENEVSQSETKFHLELDSARRLATLHQQNHEMTKKRLEQLQADTERVQEDAANEIGQLQAEYEMERTKAAEAEARTVELETLVESLKSDNSDLRSSVRVPGTPRHGMNGGFSTPGRAGSPAVFSPGGSQLKADASKTQLLIENNDLKKELRRVREKHEEQNAVLNEMLQELESRQPEFEEIRRQNDALIEQNNEISSLLDDAISEREAAQKDSRKALGDLEGMQSENNLLQRQLGDLTIQLRSLMWRIEAEKNGLGSLPEDQQRFLITAVEKNEVADEFLPTDSPTQNMITQYLTLYNDIKTLQQQNSELLRTIRQVGDEQEKQESRMKSEQYQKDIEELGHLRSVVAEKDEEIQSLLVRSQTLKTERDMYSRIVGGRNQMPSHAQSTSAFAQSVPATGAPLQLENGNASREIPEYSKLIKDLQSHIDLLKEESATDRATLKSQVDGLTKDNTQLQSDKLRCESQLRREQDRYARLEGSIKLLQSEKDSLQERYNKVQATMAQQDDNLVKATQNAAEAEARLQSLQGEMVQLRASQQMSATIEVRLKERNQELMTERDRLSSMVSSIQSLRNEAELATAESRRELQNSVDKLRMDLQSAERRLEDEAAEHKRATQQRDYERMEAQRRIDDLITARNSAEVKAATADSTRQQLEQRIKDLQNQLQTAEERVAALQPRPESTEEADSASREEELIAQVSELKRKLERKEEDLEAVTAQIAGFQDIAQEAENRLQTFVEAHERLQEQLSLAEQEKDATINDLQQRVNDISSELATSSTELTELRGQHEQETLVLKQEKETLEAEIVRLQNDVADYKAEAENQTQYVKTQADIAERAQKDYEHEFQKHAESMQKLREVRDQYNELQTQITEFKTQAEAARTTLEQSQEHWKSTEGRYEEQLAEAKRRHDDLKQYNQTLLKQFDEYKEQINSLKNDRGASAAAGDAGTAEAGSSNLQDIESYLRREKEILEVQLNLKVQESKRLEQQLAHAQGQLDQTREKLLEEQAKNSGSQNGSSLAHLNKNLEELNVYRESNATLRSENLRLQASFAEKAKALEDLQSELEPLQVRVTELEGELELNSGHLKAVEEDRDRWQKRHQDVLQRYDRIDPKELEDLKKQIEEYKSERDQALEQVNSLNEQLKDATEKLEKAMATKAEEIQAAKEAETKIARDKFNRRHAEKMNEKKAEMAELQKKLDAVQTELATSQTAHADAAVSQEQVAKLQKELEQTRTQLAAAQRDLKSANTARDEALAKAATSAQSVKDAEGGEEGQINEGGNEAITQRLAELEKQLAEAQRKAAEAEQQRSEAVAQLTTLQAQLSAQKNGLQSLQKETAEKDTTITELQQQLLQPQAQDQQPAVNPAPAVDSTIQAEVEKLKNELASKAKEVDDLRAQLNAAKSAERTTEPETSQSNEAVAAIKASLDQRETELKALEASLNIREADLNTRQDLVAKREVKSEDLKVKANKRIAELKKDYESQIATLQETHQAEVERLQQEKQTSDAPAPPVSDGVIPTDDLPRPTVTSNQFALWLRANAAAADVVKTQIGINVKKACVGRDELITKLRQEVEQLNTQKAIDSITAVKQEPEQVKPAEDPETFEMKSKVKDSQLALVRARFAYVEKASKETPTEEVAKVYAIAMTQKPEVKAVAQPATPATPATPAKQDAVQSGGQSQTNTSTPSQPGAQPTVSQQQQSTPIAVNTPQANDANNMPAGQVAQPMPFNQMNQFSQSAGHGIPTNPYPQGNNQMGRGLPQPGFTYPGQMPGQQLPQGQQQPQQYGRGNDLPQPARGALQSNIPRGGSNIPMPGQAASQIGRGGGRGAGGRGGRGGQQNQNNNSPRNSLNVNAPGFVPVPGQGGAQQQGGRGQKRSAEDEGDGAATRGGKRARGGRGGGGNAQAGGAE from the exons ATGGCGGCGACAGCAGTCGACGTTGGCTACCTGGCCGCGTCCTATGCCGTCCCAGAGACGACTCTTCGTTCATTACTATCCGAACCCACCGTCGAGCTAGTCCAGTCACTGCTCACCCAGATTGAGGCCAAGGCCCGCGCATACGATGACCTGCAGTCGGAGAAGATTCGCGCCGATGTCGAGCTTGAGGCTGCTGTGCAGGGcggcgagcagcgcgcgcgAAGCTTAAAGGCCACGGCAGAGAAGGCGCAGAAGGAGGCTGAAGAGCTAAAGAAGAAGTTAATTCAGGAAG AAAATGCCAGGCAGGAGGCACAGACAGCACTGCAGAAGCTACAGGCTACGGCCACCAGCTCAACGTCTGAGACGCAGGCACTTGAGTCGCGCATCAAGACTCTCGAGTCCCATAACCGCGATGCCATTGCCATGCACGAGGCAAAGACGGCTGCCCACGACCGTCTAGCCAAGGAGCTCTCGGAGCAACACCAAAAGTCAGTTGAGCTGCGCAAGCAAGTGTCTGCCCTTGAAGAGAAGACCCAGTCGCTGGAGAGCGCTGCCACCAACGTCAAGTTCCGTGAGGCCAATCTGCAGCAGGAGATTGAGCAGCTGCGCAACAATAACGACTGGTACACGACCGAGCTCAAGACCCGCGCCGACGACCACAGCAAGTACCGAAAGGAAAAGAACGCCCAGATTGCCCAGCTGCAGCGTGAGAATGCCGATGCCGCCGAGACCATCGACACTCTGCGCCGCTCCGAGACGCTGCTACGACAACACATCGAGGAGCTCAAGAGCAAGGCCGAGGAGGATCGTCTGCGcattgaagagctggagaATGAGGTGTCGCAATCAGAGACCAAGTTCCATCTGGAGCTTGACAGTGCACGACGACTTGCCACGCTGCACCAGCAGAATCACGAGATGACCAAGAAGCGCCTGGAGCAATTGCAGGCCGACACTGAGCGGGTACAAGAAGACGCTGCCAACGAGATCGGACAGCTCCAAGCCGAGTATGAGATGGAGCGTACCAAGGCCGCAGAGGCTGAAGCCCGCACCGTTGAGCTCGAGACACTGGTAGAGTCCCTCAAGAGCGACAACTCTGACCTTCGCAGTTCCGTACGCGTCCCCGGAACACCACGACACGGCATGAACGGTGGCTTTAGTACCCCAGGCAGGGCAGGTTCACCTGCCGTCTTCTCTCCTGGTGGCTCGCAGCTCAAGGCTGATGCATCCAAGACCCAGTTGCTAATCGAAAACAACGACCTCAAGAAGGAGCTCCGTAGAGTCCGGGAGAAACACGAAGAGCAGAACGCAGTACTCAACGAAATGCTCCAGGAGCTAGAAAGCCGCCAACCCGAGTTTGAAGAGATTCGTCGCCAGAATGACGCCCTCATCGAACAAAACAACGAGATCTCCAGTCTGCTTGATGATGCCATCTCTGAACGTGAGGCAGCTCAAAAGGATTCACGTAAGGCTCTGGGTGATTTGGAAGGCATGCAGAGCGAGAATAACCTGCTACAACGCCAGCTCGGGGACCTGACCATTCAGTTGCGTTCACTAATGTGGCGAATTGAAGCAGAGAAGAACGGTCTCGGCTCTCTGCCGGAAGACCAGCAACGGTTCCTCATCACAGCCGTGGAGAAGAACGAAGTTGCCGACGAGTTCCTGCCAACTGATTCGCCTACACAGAACATGATCACGCAGTATCTTACTCTCTACAATGACATCAAGACGCTTCAGCAACAAAACTCTGAACTTCTCCGTACAATCCGACAAGTCGGTGATGAACAGGAGAAGCAAGAGTCTCGTATGAAGTCGGAGCAGTATCAAAAGGACATCGAGGAGCTTGGTCATCTCCGCTCTGTGGTTGCCGAGAAGGATGAGGAAATTCAGTCACTCCTGGTTCGCTCACAAACCCTGAAGACGGAACGCGACATGTACAGTCGCATCGTCGGCGGTCGTAACCAAATGCCATCGCACGCTCAGTCGACATCTGCCTTTGCACAGTCAGTACCGGCCACTGGCGCTCCCCTGCAGCTCGAAAACGGAAACGCGTCCCGTGAGATTCCAGAGTACAGCAAGCTTATCAAGGATCTCCAATCGCACATCGACCTACTCAAGGAGGAGAGTGCTACCGATCGAGCTACCCTGAAGTCTCAAGTCGACGGTCTTACCAAGGACAATACTCAGCTTCAGAGTGACAAGCTCCGTTGCGAGTCGCAACTGCGACGAGAGCAAGATAGGTATGCTCGCCTCGAGGGCAGCATCAAGCTGCTCCAGTCCGAAAAGGACTCTCTCCAAGAGCGCTACAACAAGGTCCAAGCCACCATGGCCCAGCAGGACGACAACCTTGTCAAGGCCACTCAGAATGCGGCTGAAGCTGAGGCCCGCCTTCAGAGCTTGCAGGGCGAGATGGTACAGCTTAGAGCATCTCAACAGATGTCTGCAACGATTGAGGTACGTCTCAAGGAGCGCAACCAAGAGTTGATGACGGAGCGAGATCGACTGAGCAGCATGGTGTCCTCCATCCAGAGCCTACGCAACGAAGCCGAACTAGCCACTGCAGAGAGTAGGCGAGAACTACAGAACAGTGTTGACAAGCTTCGTATGGACCTGCAGTCTGCCGAACGCAGACTGGAAGATGAGGCCGCTGAACACAAGAGGGCAACCCAACAGCGGGACTATGAGCGTATGGAAGCGCAACGAAGGATAGACGACCTCATCACAGCGCGAAACAGTGCGGAAGTAAAGGCTGCTACTGCCGACTCAACCCGTCAACAGCTTGAACAACGCATCAAAGATCTGCAGAATCAACTTCAGACCGCCGAGGAGCGTGTAGCAGCTCTTCAACCACGCCCCGAATCGACCGAGGAAGCAGATTCGGCCAGCCGTGAAGAAGAGCTCATTGCACAGGTTTCGGAGCTTAAGCGCAAGCTTGAGCGTAAGGAGGAGGACCTCGAGGCTGTCACTGCTCAGATTGCAGGCTTCCAGGATATCGCCCAGGAGGCTGAGAACCGGTTACAGACCTTTGTCGAGGCCCACGAACGCCTGCAAGAGCAGCTCAGTTTAGCAGAGCAAGAGAAGGATGCTACTATCAACGACCTCCAGCAACGTGTCAACGACATATCTTCTGAACTTGCTACCAGTAGCACCGAGCTTACCGAGTTGCGAGGACAGCATGAGCAAGAGACCTTGGTACTCAAGCAAGAGAAAGAGACTTTGGAGGCAGAGATTGTTCGCCTTCAAAACGACGTGGCTGACTACAAGGCCGAGGCCGAGAACCAAACCCAGTATGTCAAGACGCAAGCCGACATTGCTGAGCGCGCCCAGAAGGACTACGAGCATGAGTTTCAAAAGCACGCCGAGAGTATGCAGAAGCTCCGAGAAGTACGGGACCAGTACAACGAACTCCAGACCCAGATCACGGAATTCAAGACACAAGCCGAAGCTGCCCGCACTACGCTGGAACAGAGCCAAGAGCATTGGAAGTCAACCGAAGGCCGCTATGAGGAGCAGCTAGCAGAAGCCAAGCGTCGCCATGATGATCTGAAGCAGTACAACCAGACCTTGCTCAAGCAATTCGACGAGTACAAAGAGCAAATCAACAGCTTGAAGAACGACCGTGGCGCGTCAGCAGCGGCAGGTGATGCAGGCACTGCTGAAGCAGGTTCAAGTAATCTTCAGGATATTGAGTCGTATCTCCGCCGCGAAAAGGAGATTCTGGAAGTCCAGCTGAACCTCAAGGTACAAGAATCCAAGCGTCTGGAGCAGCAGTTGGCGCATGCCCAAGGTCAACTGGACCAAACGCGTGAAAAGTTGCTAGAAGAACAAGCAAAGAATTCCGGGTCACAGAATGGTTCAAGCCTTGCTCATCTCAACAAGAACCTCGAGGAGCTCAACGTCTACCGGGAGAGCAATGCAACTTTGCGAAGCGAAAACCTGCGTCTCCAGGCTTCGTTCGCTGAAAAGGCCAAGGCACTGGAGGATCTGCAGAGCGAACTTGAACCTTTACAGGTCCGTGTTACCGAGCTCGAGGGCGAGCTTGAGCTCAACAGTGGTCATCTCAAGGCTGTCGAAGAGGACCGCGACCGTTGGCAGAAGCGTCACCAGGATGTACTCCAGCGTTACGACCGCATCGACCCCAAGGAACTTGAAGATCTGAAGAAGCAGATTGAAGAGTACAAGAGCGAGCGAGATCAGGCTCTGGAGCAAGTCAACAGTCTCAATGAACAACTCAAAGATGCTACCGAAAAGCTGGAGAAAGCAATGGCAACGAAGGCTGAAGAGATACAGGCTGCGAAGGAGGCCGAGACGAAGATTGCGAGAGACAAGTTCAATAGAAGACACGCCGAAAAGATGAATGAGAAGAAAGCAGAGATGGCAGAATTGCAAAAGAAACTTGATGCCGTTCAAACGGAGCTCGCAACTTCACAGACGGCACACGCGGACGCTGCGGTCTCACAAGAGCAGGTGGCGAAACTGCAGAAAGAGTTGGAACAGACTCGCACTCAACTTGCGGCAGCCCAGCGAGATCTCAAGTCCGCAAACACTGCTCGTGATGAAGCCTTGGCCAAGGCAGCCACATCAGCGCAATCTGTGAAAGATGCAGAGGGAGGTGAAGAAGGTCAGATCAATGAGGGCGGCAATGAGGCTATTACTCAGCGACTTGCGGAGTTGGAGAAGCAGCTGGCAGAAGCCCAACGGAAGGCTGCAGAGGCAGAGCAACAGCGGTCTGAGGCAGTCGCTCAACTCACCACTCTGCAGGCCCAGCTTTCGGCACAAAAGAATGGTCTACAGAGTCTGCAAAAGGAAACA GCTGAGAAGGACACCACTATCACTGAGCTTCAACAACAACTCTTACAACCCCAGGCTCAGGATCAACAACCTGCAGTCAACCCGGCTCCTGCTGTTGACTCCACCATACAGGCAGAGGTAGAGAAGCTCAAGAACGAGCTTGCTAGCAAAGCCAAAGAGGTCGACGATCTGCGGGCTCAGCTTAACGCTGCAAAGTCTGCCGAGCGCACGACAGAACCGGAAACCTCACAAAGCAATGAAGCGGTTGCGGCTATCAAAGCCTCACTCGATCAACGAGAGACTGAGCTGAAGGCACTCGAGGCGTCCCTGAACATCCGTGAAGCGGACCTGAACACTCGTCAAGACTTGGTCGCTAAGAGGGAGGTTAAATCCGAAGACCTTAAAGTCAAGGCAAACAAGAGAATTGCTGAGCTCAAGAAGGACTATGAGTCACAGATTGCTACTCTACAGGAGACGCATCAAGCTGAGGTCGAACGTCTACAACAAGAAAAGCAGACATCCGACGCACCTGCCCCCCCTGTATCCGATGGCGTAATACCGACGGACGACCTACCGCGGCCTACCGTCACAAGCAATCAGTTCGCACTGTGGTTGAGGGCCAACGCAGCCGCTGCTGATGTGGTCAAGACGCAAATAGGCATCAACGTTAAGAAAGCTTGTGTCGGAAGGGACGAGCTCATTACCAAGCTTCGTCAAGAGGTCGAACAGCTCAACACTCAGAAGGCCATTGATAGCATAACTGCTGTCAAGCAAGAGCCAGAACAGGTGAAACCAGCCGAGGACCCAGAA ACGTTTGAAATGAAGTCCAAGGTCAAAGACTCGCAGCTTGCGCTTGTCCGAGCCCGATTCGCCTACGTCGAGAAGGCTTCTAAAGAGACGCCCACAGAGGAGGTTGCGAAGGTGTATGCGATTGCAATGACTCAGAAGCCTGAAGTCAAGGCCGTCGCACAACCTGCCACACCTGCTACACCTGCCACACCCGCAAAACAAGATGCGGTACAATCTGGAGGTCAAAGCCAGACGAACACATCAACACCATCTCAGCCTGGTGCACAGCCCACAGTCTCACAGCAACAACAATCAACACCTATAGCTGTCAACACCCCCCAAGCGAACGATGCGAACAACATGCCCGCCGGTCAGGTAGCCCAGCCTATGCCTTTTAACCAAATGAACCAGTTCAGTCAATCTGCTGGCCATGGCATACCTACGAACCCATACCCCCAAGGCAATAACCAGATGGGCCGGGGACTACCACAGCCAGGTTTCACCTACCCAGGCCAAATGCCAGGCCAGCAGCTACCACAAGGTCAGCAACAGCCGCAGCAATACGGTCGCGGTAATGACCTACCACAGCCCGCCCGAGGTGCCCTGCAATCCAACATTCCCCGCGGAGGAAGCAACATCCCTATGCCCG GCCAAGCTGCTTCGCAAATCGGTCGTGGAGGTGGTCGTGGAGCCGGTGGTCGCGGAGGTCGCGGCGGCCAGCAAAACCAAAATAACAATTCGCCTAGGAATAGCCTCAACGTGAATGCTCCTGGCTTCGTTCCTGTGCCTGGACAGGGTGGTGCTCAGCAACAGGGTGGTCGCGGCCAGAAGCGTAGTGCAGAGGACGAGGGCGATGGCGCTGCTACCAGAGGTGGCAAGCGGGCCCGTGGTGGACGTGGTGGTGGCGGTAACGCACAAGCTGGTGGTGCCGAATAG
- a CDS encoding Reticulon multi-domain protein, with protein MSEAPRVELPNTDTDFDHLNTNGSTNVSEMDADMSSHSNGNSTNDLQNSAIKAKDGILESKSSYLPASHAINAASNHPSVQNAKNTVMNGPVAQNVMAEGAKTRDEFADLANSKTVPDHKAATGQNLTHYHSMFYRLLSWKNPRATGIAFAGTVVFIFAARYLNLIRYIFKASYMILGLTAAAEVAGQATIGRGLTSQFRPRQYFTIPKASLERMTDDFEQLVNFFVIESQRIVFAENVYVTVTAFFASLLSYFLIKFVPLWGLALISTVITFLGPLIYIKNKDVIDAQLEKGYNIANQQAQQVKGLANQHAGNAMKTVQGYTQQATAKAQETVNQYRGRSTSPEVKKADFPAAPSHAPAAAESSDEEEDEAVPVAQPAI; from the exons ATGTCAGAGGCTCCCCGAGTTGAGCTGCCCAACACTGATACCGATTTCGACCACCTCAACACAAACGGTTCAACAAACGTGTCCGAAATGGATGCCGACATGTCTTCACACTCAAACGGCAACTCCACCAACGACTTGCAGAACAGTGCAATCAAGGCAAAGGACGGTATTCTAGAGAGTAAG TCGTCTTATCTGC CAGCTTCCCACGCGATCAACGCCGCAAGTAACCACCCCAGTGTGCAGAACGCCAAGAACACCGTCATGAACG GACCCGTTGCCCAGAATGTCATGGCAGAGGGCGCAAAGACTCGCGATGAGTTCGCCGATCTCGCAAACTCAAAGACAGTCCCTGACCACAAGGCTGCCACTGGCCAGAACCTCACGC ACTACCACAGCATGTTCTACCGTCTGTTGAGCTGGAAGAACCCCCGTGCCACCGGTATCGCCTTTGCCGGTACcgtcgtcttcatcttcgCCGCCCGATACTTGAACCTTATCCGGTACATCTTCAAGGCCTCGTACATGATCCTTGGTCTTACCGCCGCTGCGGAAGTGGCCGGGCAGGCCACCATCGGACGTGGCCTTACCTCGCAGTTCAGACCGCGACAGTACTTTACCATTCCCAAGGCCTCGCTCGAGCGTATGACAGACGACTTTGAGCAGCTCGTCAACTTCTTCGTGATTGAATCTCAGCGCATTGTATTCGCTGAGAACGTCTACGTCACCGTTACT GCCTTCTTTGCTTCCCTTCTGTCCTACTTCCTGATCAAGTTTGTTCCCCTCTGGGGCTTGGCCTTGATCTCGACCGTCATCACCTTCCTCGGCCCCCTGATCTACATCAAGAACAAGGATGTCATCGACGCACAGTTGGAGAAGGGTTACAACATTGCCAACCAGCAGGCCCAGCAGGTCAAGGGTCTTGCCAACCAGCATGCTGGAAACGCCATGAAGACAGTGCAGGGCTACACGCAACAAGCCACGGCAAAGGCCCAAGAGACTGTCAACCAGTACCGTGGTCGTTCCACGTCACCGGAAGTCAAGAAGGCAGACTTCCCTGCTGCCCCTAGCCACGCACCCGCTGCTGCTGAGTCGTCGGATGAGGAAGAGGACGAGGCCGTGCCAGTCGCGCAGCCTGCCATCTAA